Proteins found in one Sphingomonas sp. SORGH_AS_0879 genomic segment:
- a CDS encoding septal ring lytic transglycosylase RlpA family protein, with the protein MRRWTPVAACLVAACSGGNYRPVSDYPVRIGKPYSVRGVTYVPAEDATYDMLGYASWYGGESGKRTANGERFRPGWATAAHTTLPLPSYVEVTALDTGRRIIVRINDRGPFAGSSRIIDLSRGAAEQLGLRAVGKAAVRVRRVEPDEKDRERLRHGKAARPLPPVSDAVRANLLSQIAAAGMTVR; encoded by the coding sequence ATGCGCCGATGGACACCGGTGGCGGCCTGTCTGGTCGCGGCCTGCTCCGGCGGGAACTACCGGCCGGTCAGCGACTATCCGGTGCGGATCGGCAAGCCCTATTCGGTGCGCGGCGTCACCTATGTCCCCGCCGAGGACGCGACCTATGACATGTTGGGCTATGCCAGTTGGTATGGCGGCGAATCGGGCAAGCGCACCGCGAATGGCGAACGCTTCCGCCCCGGCTGGGCGACGGCGGCGCATACCACTTTGCCGCTGCCCAGCTATGTCGAGGTGACGGCGCTGGACACCGGGCGGCGGATCATCGTGCGGATCAACGATCGCGGGCCGTTCGCCGGATCGTCGCGGATCATCGACCTGTCGCGCGGCGCGGCGGAGCAACTGGGCCTGCGCGCGGTGGGCAAGGCGGCGGTGCGGGTCCGGCGGGTCGAGCCGGACGAAAAGGACCGCGAACGCCTGCGCCACGGCAAGGCGGCTCGGCCATTACCTCCGGTATCGGATGCGGTGCGGGCGAATTTGCTGTCGCAGATCGCGGCGGCCGGGATGACGGTGCGGTAA
- the yajC gene encoding preprotein translocase subunit YajC, giving the protein MFIPFTAQATTGAAASSGAASFLSLAPLLLVFVVFYFLMIRPQQRRMKTLQAAVEGVKKGDQVTTAGGIVGKVTRVEDTLVEVEIAPNVRVRVVKATLTDVVDPTAKPAND; this is encoded by the coding sequence ATGTTCATTCCCTTCACCGCCCAGGCAACCACCGGGGCCGCCGCGTCCAGCGGCGCCGCCTCGTTCCTCAGCCTCGCGCCGCTGCTCCTCGTCTTCGTCGTCTTCTATTTCCTGATGATCCGCCCGCAACAGCGCCGGATGAAGACGCTGCAAGCGGCGGTCGAGGGGGTCAAGAAGGGCGATCAGGTCACCACGGCGGGCGGCATCGTCGGCAAGGTGACCCGCGTCGAGGACACGCTGGTCGAGGTCGAGATCGCCCCCAATGTCCGCGTCCGCGTGGTCAAGGCGACGCTGACCGACGTGGTCGATCCCACGGCCAAGCCCGCGAACGACTGA
- the secD gene encoding protein translocase subunit SecD — protein sequence MLDFPRWKVASIVALLAALCLLAIPSFLPESMTDKWGAIPHPRVNKGLDLAGGSYLLLEADTADLANTRLETMRDQVAAEMRRGNPRIDIGDISVRGGQLSFMLRDPSQVDAARERLLTITGGGAGMTGQREWDIQVVDTSRFVLKPTQAGLTQAVDTAMKTATEVVRRRIDALGTKEPTILQQGSNRIVVQVPGLQNPQALKDLIGKTAKLEFKLVDTTANPVEVVKGNAPAGSQVLPYPGNPLGAPVIAVKRPVIISGDQLIDAQQTFDQQTNAPQVAITFDAQGGRKFARITQENTGKPFAIILDGQVLSAPNINEPILGGRAQISGNFTVDTANQLAISLRSGKLPIDLKVVEERTVGPDLGADSIRAGILASAIAAVAVIVFMTLTYGRFGIYANIAVVINVLVILAVMAMLNATLTLPGIAGFILTIGTAVDANVLINERIREERRRGRNVVQAVELGYKEASRTIFEANVTHAISGVIMLVLGSGPVKGFAVVLLIGIVTSVFTAVTFTRMLVALWLRREKPKTINI from the coding sequence ATGCTGGATTTCCCCCGCTGGAAGGTCGCTTCCATCGTCGCGCTGCTGGCGGCCCTGTGCCTGCTGGCGATCCCGAGCTTCCTGCCCGAGAGCATGACCGACAAATGGGGGGCGATCCCCCATCCGCGCGTCAACAAGGGCCTCGACCTGGCGGGCGGCAGCTATCTGCTGCTGGAGGCGGACACCGCCGACCTCGCCAATACCCGGCTGGAGACGATGCGCGATCAGGTCGCGGCCGAGATGCGGCGCGGCAATCCGCGTATCGACATCGGTGACATCTCGGTCCGTGGCGGCCAGCTCAGCTTCATGCTGCGCGACCCGTCCCAGGTCGATGCGGCGCGCGAGCGGCTGCTGACGATCACCGGCGGCGGGGCGGGCATGACCGGCCAGCGCGAATGGGATATTCAGGTCGTCGACACCTCGCGCTTCGTCCTGAAGCCGACCCAGGCCGGACTGACCCAGGCGGTCGATACCGCGATGAAGACCGCGACCGAGGTCGTGCGTCGCCGCATCGACGCGCTGGGCACCAAGGAGCCCACCATCCTCCAGCAAGGCTCCAACCGCATCGTGGTGCAGGTGCCCGGCCTGCAAAATCCGCAGGCGCTGAAAGACCTGATCGGCAAGACCGCCAAGCTGGAATTCAAGCTGGTCGACACCACCGCCAACCCGGTCGAAGTGGTCAAGGGCAATGCCCCCGCCGGCAGCCAAGTCCTGCCCTATCCCGGCAACCCGCTGGGCGCGCCGGTGATCGCGGTGAAGCGCCCCGTCATCATCTCGGGCGACCAGTTGATCGACGCGCAACAGACCTTCGACCAGCAGACCAACGCGCCGCAGGTGGCGATTACCTTCGACGCGCAGGGCGGCCGCAAGTTCGCGCGGATCACGCAGGAAAATACCGGCAAGCCCTTCGCGATCATCCTCGACGGCCAGGTGCTGTCGGCCCCCAACATCAACGAACCGATCCTCGGCGGTCGCGCCCAGATCAGCGGCAACTTCACCGTCGATACCGCCAACCAGCTTGCCATCTCGCTGCGTTCGGGCAAGCTGCCGATCGACCTGAAGGTCGTCGAGGAACGCACCGTCGGTCCTGACCTGGGCGCCGACTCGATCCGCGCGGGCATTCTCGCCTCGGCGATCGCGGCGGTCGCGGTGATCGTCTTCATGACCCTCACCTATGGCCGGTTCGGCATCTATGCGAACATCGCGGTCGTCATCAACGTGCTGGTCATCCTGGCCGTCATGGCGATGCTCAACGCGACGCTGACCCTGCCGGGTATCGCGGGCTTCATCCTGACCATCGGCACCGCGGTCGACGCCAATGTACTGATCAACGAGCGGATTCGCGAAGAGCGACGGCGCGGGCGCAACGTCGTCCAGGCGGTCGAACTGGGTTACAAGGAAGCCAGCCGCACCATTTTCGAGGCGAACGTGACCCACGCCATCTCGGGCGTCATCATGCTCGTGCTCGGCTCGGGCCCGGTGAAGGGCTTCGCGGTCGTGCTGCTGATCGGCATCGTGACCAGCGTGTTCACCGCCGTTACCTTCACGCGGATGCTCGTGGCGCTCTGGTTGCGCCGCGAAAAGCCCAAGACCATCAACATTTGA
- the secF gene encoding protein translocase subunit SecF, with protein sequence MRLLKLVPDNTNIDFVRLRGWAFGLTLALTLLAVGVTFAKGLNLGVDFVGGLMIEEKFPTPPSADRVRSVVDGLGVGEANIQTVGDGRTISIRLPVPASKDEGATNAVVRKVETALGQQFPGATFSRYDTVSGKVSDELIKHGVLAVVLAILGIGLFAIFRFEWQFGVSTIVAIVHDLLVTLGFFAVTQFELDLTIIAAFLTIIGYSINDKIVIDDRIRENMRRYRKMEMREIINLSVNETLPRTVMTSVTILLALIALLLLGGHVLRGFTAAMILGIVVGTYSSIYVSSSLLITLGLRAEPNREKPGTTDKRKVSDAERITPREP encoded by the coding sequence ATGCGCCTCCTGAAACTCGTCCCCGACAACACGAACATCGACTTCGTCCGCCTGCGCGGCTGGGCGTTCGGGCTGACGCTCGCGCTCACCCTGCTGGCGGTCGGCGTCACCTTCGCCAAGGGCCTCAATCTGGGCGTCGACTTTGTCGGCGGCCTGATGATCGAAGAGAAATTCCCCACCCCGCCCTCCGCCGACCGGGTTCGCTCGGTCGTCGATGGGCTGGGCGTGGGTGAAGCCAATATCCAGACGGTCGGCGACGGCCGCACCATCAGCATCCGCCTGCCGGTGCCCGCCTCCAAGGACGAAGGCGCGACCAACGCCGTCGTGCGCAAGGTCGAGACCGCGCTGGGCCAGCAATTCCCCGGCGCGACCTTCAGCCGTTACGACACGGTGTCGGGCAAGGTATCCGACGAGCTGATCAAGCACGGCGTGCTGGCGGTGGTGCTGGCGATCCTGGGCATCGGCCTGTTCGCCATCTTCCGCTTCGAATGGCAGTTCGGCGTGTCGACCATCGTCGCGATCGTCCACGATCTGCTGGTCACGCTCGGATTCTTCGCGGTGACCCAGTTCGAACTCGACCTGACGATCATCGCGGCGTTCCTGACCATCATCGGCTATTCGATCAACGACAAGATCGTCATCGACGACCGCATCCGCGAGAATATGCGCCGCTATCGCAAGATGGAGATGCGCGAGATCATCAACCTGTCGGTGAACGAGACGCTGCCGCGCACGGTGATGACCTCGGTCACCATCCTGCTGGCGCTGATCGCGCTGCTGCTGCTGGGCGGCCATGTGCTGCGCGGCTTCACCGCGGCGATGATCCTGGGCATCGTGGTCGGCACCTATTCGTCGATCTACGTCTCGTCCTCGCTGCTCATCACGCTGGGCCTGCGCGCCGAGCCCAACCGCGAGAAGCCGGGCACCACCGACAAGCGCAAGGTCTCCGATGCCGAGCGGATCACCCCGCGCGAGCCATGA
- a CDS encoding Mth938-like domain-containing protein, which produces MSDSIRITRDPTAPGPIVRGFAATGFRVGDIAYPALLLSPDWHEPWSPPPFESLTADVVAELVDEAPEFLLLGTGATLRRAPAAFAAALEARGLGVEVMDSRAAARAWGVLRSEGRKICAALYPLDA; this is translated from the coding sequence ATGAGCGATTCGATCCGCATCACGCGCGATCCGACCGCGCCCGGCCCGATCGTCCGTGGCTTCGCCGCCACGGGCTTTCGGGTCGGCGACATCGCCTATCCCGCGCTGCTGCTCTCGCCCGACTGGCATGAGCCGTGGAGCCCGCCACCGTTCGAATCGCTGACGGCGGATGTCGTCGCCGAACTGGTCGATGAAGCGCCGGAATTCCTGTTGCTCGGCACCGGCGCGACCCTGCGCCGCGCCCCCGCCGCCTTCGCCGCCGCCCTGGAAGCGCGCGGCCTGGGTGTCGAAGTGATGGACAGCCGCGCCGCCGCCCGCGCCTGGGGCGTGCTGCGCAGCGAAGGCCGCAAGATCTGCGCGGCGCTCTACCCGCTCGACGCCTGA
- a CDS encoding glycosyltransferase, translating into MLNVLTLSSLFPDSTRPNFGIFVQRQTAALAMRPGVGVRVVAPIGLPVWPLARSDRFRAQAALPLREVWRGLDVSRPRFTTLPGTGGRFHVPALIRALVPVLDRLRDERAFDVIDASFFFPDGPAAVALGRRYGVPVSIKARGADIHHWGHMPATRHQVARAAAAADGLLAVSDAMADDIAALGVPRGRIRVHHTGVDQARFQPIDRGEAKAGLGVSGPLILSLGALIPRKGHGVVIDAVARLPGVTLMIVGEGADRTALQARAERLGVADRVRLIGAIPHDELPGLLGAADVMALASASEGLANAWVESLACGTPIVITPAGGAGDVVTSRTAGRITQAEPGAFAVAIRDVLDQAPDPWAVRAAVRDFTWPTNAAALHSHLAELVSRNVVGMRS; encoded by the coding sequence ATGCTGAATGTGCTGACCCTGTCGAGCCTGTTTCCCGACTCGACTCGGCCCAATTTCGGCATCTTCGTCCAGCGGCAGACCGCAGCGCTGGCGATGCGACCGGGCGTCGGGGTGCGCGTGGTGGCGCCGATCGGCCTGCCTGTCTGGCCGCTGGCGCGATCGGATCGTTTCCGGGCCCAGGCGGCCTTGCCGTTGCGGGAGGTATGGCGCGGGCTGGATGTCAGCCGTCCGCGCTTCACCACCCTGCCGGGGACGGGGGGGCGGTTTCATGTCCCCGCTTTGATCCGTGCGCTGGTCCCGGTGCTGGACCGGCTGCGCGACGAACGGGCCTTTGACGTGATCGACGCGTCCTTCTTCTTCCCCGACGGCCCGGCGGCGGTGGCGCTGGGGCGGCGTTACGGCGTGCCGGTGTCGATCAAGGCACGGGGAGCGGACATCCACCATTGGGGCCATATGCCCGCGACCCGTCACCAGGTCGCGCGAGCGGCGGCGGCGGCGGACGGCCTGCTGGCGGTCAGTGACGCGATGGCGGACGACATCGCCGCGCTGGGCGTCCCGCGCGGGCGTATCCGGGTTCATCATACCGGCGTGGATCAGGCGCGCTTCCAGCCGATCGACCGGGGCGAGGCCAAGGCTGGGCTGGGTGTTTCCGGGCCGCTTATTCTGTCCTTGGGGGCGCTGATCCCGCGTAAAGGACATGGCGTGGTGATCGACGCGGTGGCGCGTTTGCCCGGCGTCACGCTGATGATCGTCGGGGAGGGGGCCGATCGCACCGCCTTGCAGGCGCGGGCCGAGCGGCTGGGGGTGGCGGATCGGGTTCGTCTGATCGGGGCGATCCCGCATGACGAATTGCCCGGACTGTTGGGCGCGGCGGACGTGATGGCGCTGGCATCGGCATCCGAAGGGCTGGCCAATGCCTGGGTCGAATCGCTCGCCTGCGGTACGCCGATCGTCATCACGCCGGCGGGCGGAGCGGGGGACGTCGTCACCAGCCGCACCGCCGGACGGATCACCCAGGCCGAGCCGGGAGCCTTCGCAGTGGCGATCCGCGACGTGCTGGACCAGGCCCCCGATCCCTGGGCGGTTCGGGCGGCGGTGCGCGACTTCACCTGGCCGACCAACGCGGCGGCGCTACACTCGCATCTGGCGGAACTGGTGTCGCGTAACGTTGTCGGCATGCGGTCTTAA
- a CDS encoding S41 family peptidase — MAMGRFGRWGAALALAATLAGCGDGGGSATGSMATGGGNSPNGTTESACSLRNRQNWVSAQMNEWYLFPETLPASLDPSPYATVSDYIDALTATARAQRKDRYFTYITSIKEEDAYYNSGADAGFGFRLTTDATQSKLLIAESFESGVALAAGIDRGTEIRGIGTTASDIRSIQAIVSADPNNGISDALGPDTAGTTRYFTVADTSGAVRTVALTKAAYTLQPVSPNYGTQIITDNGQRYGYINLRTFIGTADPQLRAAFATFKQQGITQVVVDLRYNGGGSIDIADLFNNLLGGTRQTSDVMGYIAFRPSKASNNRTTYFAPQPESIAPTRIAFIGTGGTASASELVLNRTLPYLGSASGLIGANTYGKPVGQIARDNARCDDRLRVIAISLQNANRQGDYYNGLAGIVPASCRASDDLTRRMGDPQEASTRAALDFLQGKSCTPISVGASGQSAGDGPRKLVQPPRPSAAQRDVPGLF, encoded by the coding sequence ATGGCGATGGGGCGATTCGGACGTTGGGGTGCTGCGCTGGCGCTGGCGGCGACGCTGGCGGGATGCGGTGACGGGGGCGGCAGTGCCACGGGATCGATGGCCACCGGCGGCGGGAATTCGCCCAACGGCACCACGGAATCGGCCTGCTCGCTACGCAATCGCCAGAACTGGGTCTCGGCCCAGATGAACGAATGGTATCTCTTTCCCGAAACGCTGCCCGCCTCGCTCGACCCGTCGCCCTATGCGACGGTCAGCGACTATATCGACGCGCTGACCGCGACCGCGCGGGCGCAGCGCAAGGACCGGTATTTCACCTACATCACCTCCATCAAGGAGGAGGATGCCTATTACAACTCGGGCGCGGATGCGGGCTTCGGCTTTCGCCTGACCACCGATGCGACGCAGAGCAAGCTGTTGATCGCCGAGTCGTTCGAAAGCGGCGTGGCCCTGGCGGCGGGGATCGATCGCGGCACCGAGATCCGGGGGATCGGCACCACCGCCTCCGATATCCGGTCGATCCAGGCCATCGTCAGCGCCGATCCCAATAACGGCATCTCCGACGCGCTCGGCCCCGATACGGCGGGAACCACGCGTTATTTCACGGTTGCTGATACATCGGGCGCGGTGCGCACCGTCGCGCTCACCAAAGCGGCCTATACGCTGCAACCCGTATCGCCCAATTACGGGACGCAGATCATCACCGACAACGGCCAGCGCTATGGTTATATCAACCTGCGCACCTTCATCGGCACCGCCGACCCGCAGCTTCGCGCCGCCTTCGCGACCTTCAAGCAGCAGGGCATCACCCAGGTCGTCGTCGACCTGCGCTACAATGGCGGGGGCAGCATCGACATCGCCGACCTGTTCAACAACCTGCTCGGCGGGACGCGCCAAACTTCGGACGTGATGGGCTATATCGCCTTCCGCCCGAGCAAGGCGTCGAACAACCGGACCACCTATTTCGCGCCCCAGCCCGAATCGATCGCGCCGACCCGGATCGCCTTTATCGGCACCGGCGGCACGGCCTCGGCCAGCGAACTGGTCCTCAACCGGACCCTGCCCTATCTGGGATCGGCCTCGGGGCTGATCGGTGCCAACACCTATGGCAAGCCGGTGGGCCAGATCGCGCGCGACAATGCCCGGTGCGACGACCGCCTGCGCGTCATCGCCATCTCGCTTCAGAACGCCAACCGGCAGGGTGATTATTATAATGGCCTGGCCGGGATCGTCCCCGCCAGTTGCCGTGCCAGCGACGACCTGACCCGCCGGATGGGCGATCCGCAGGAAGCCTCGACCCGCGCCGCGCTCGACTTCCTGCAGGGCAAGAGCTGTACGCCGATCAGCGTCGGCGCTTCGGGGCAGTCGGCAGGCGACGGCCCGCGCAAGCTGGTCCAGCCCCCGCGCCCCTCGGCCGCGCAGCGGGATGTGCCTGGACTGTTCTAG
- a CDS encoding phosphoheptose isomerase, translating into MPATMLHTHRVEKPWGRHTLYPGFEDAAPDGAPIGEVWFQEPGDTSPDLLIKYLFTSEKLSVQVHPDDEQAHARGLPRGKDECWTILTAEPDSTIALGPKAPMTKEQLRADALDGSVEADLDWVPVKEGDFYYAPSGTIHAIGAGLTVIEVQQNSETTYRLYDYGSDRELHLEDGVDVAHLTPYQPIVSPGPAGEGRDILVEGPKFVLERWAAGDHAVALPEGRTAWLIPITGSGEVAGVAFQAGQCLTVTGAETITLSADGDALFAYSGTKRK; encoded by the coding sequence ATGCCCGCCACGATGCTCCACACCCACCGCGTCGAAAAGCCCTGGGGTCGCCACACGCTGTATCCGGGGTTCGAGGATGCCGCCCCCGACGGCGCGCCGATCGGTGAGGTCTGGTTCCAGGAACCCGGCGACACCTCGCCCGACCTGCTCATCAAATATCTGTTCACCAGCGAGAAGCTGTCGGTGCAGGTCCATCCTGATGACGAACAGGCCCATGCCCGTGGCCTGCCGCGCGGCAAGGACGAATGCTGGACGATCCTGACCGCCGAGCCCGATTCGACCATCGCGCTGGGCCCCAAGGCGCCGATGACCAAGGAGCAACTGCGGGCCGATGCGCTGGACGGCTCTGTCGAGGCGGACCTCGACTGGGTGCCCGTGAAGGAAGGCGATTTCTATTACGCGCCCTCGGGCACCATCCATGCGATCGGCGCCGGGCTGACCGTGATCGAGGTGCAGCAGAACAGCGAGACGACCTATCGCCTCTATGATTACGGCAGCGACCGCGAGCTGCATCTGGAGGACGGCGTCGATGTCGCGCATCTGACCCCGTATCAGCCGATCGTCTCGCCGGGACCGGCGGGCGAGGGGCGCGATATCCTGGTCGAAGGGCCCAAATTCGTGCTGGAGCGCTGGGCGGCGGGCGACCACGCCGTCGCTTTGCCCGAGGGGCGCACCGCCTGGCTGATCCCGATCACCGGCAGCGGCGAGGTCGCGGGCGTCGCGTTCCAGGCGGGCCAGTGCCTGACCGTGACGGGAGCCGAGACGATCACCCTGTCGGCGGACGGCGACGCGCTGTTCGCCTATTCGGGCACGAAGCGGAAGTAA
- a CDS encoding outer membrane protein assembly factor BamD yields the protein MRNPRSRALSLALIAVMALPIAGCARNRTRTDLPYVARDVGTLYTAAKNRLDQHRYKEAALLFDEVERQHPYSIWARRAQLMSAFSYYLGRDYTQSIQSAQRFISVHPGNRDAPYAYYLIALGYYEQIQDVTRDQKITRQALDALGELMRRYPNTRYAADARLKVDLVNDHLAGKEMEIGRFYEDRHQWLAASMRFRTVIDKYQTTSHTPEALLRLTEAYLALGVRPEAERAAAVLGANYPGSDWYNRAYKLMREYPVQPIPAIQPGQPVVPTGTPGSVNIGLPGTGTATPSAAAPGRPTPTGNNSSPTS from the coding sequence ATGCGTAACCCCCGTTCCCGTGCGCTGTCGCTGGCGCTCATCGCCGTCATGGCCCTTCCGATCGCGGGTTGCGCCCGCAACCGTACCCGCACCGACCTGCCCTATGTCGCCCGCGACGTCGGCACGCTGTATACGGCCGCCAAGAACCGGCTGGACCAGCACCGCTACAAGGAGGCGGCGCTGCTGTTCGACGAGGTGGAGCGTCAGCACCCCTATTCGATCTGGGCCCGCCGCGCGCAGTTGATGAGCGCTTTCAGCTATTATCTGGGTCGCGACTATACCCAGTCGATCCAGTCGGCGCAGCGTTTCATCTCGGTCCACCCCGGCAATCGCGACGCGCCCTATGCCTATTATCTGATCGCGCTCGGCTATTACGAGCAGATTCAGGACGTGACCCGCGACCAGAAGATCACCCGCCAGGCGCTGGACGCGCTGGGCGAGTTGATGCGTCGCTATCCCAACACGCGCTATGCCGCCGACGCGCGGTTGAAGGTCGATCTGGTCAACGACCACCTGGCGGGCAAGGAAATGGAGATCGGCCGCTTCTACGAGGATCGGCACCAGTGGCTGGCCGCGTCGATGCGCTTCCGCACCGTCATCGACAAATACCAGACGACCAGCCACACGCCCGAGGCGCTGTTGCGGCTGACCGAAGCCTATCTGGCGCTGGGCGTCCGCCCCGAGGCCGAGCGCGCCGCCGCCGTGCTGGGCGCCAATTATCCAGGCAGCGACTGGTATAACCGCGCCTACAAGCTGATGCGCGAATATCCGGTCCAGCCGATCCCCGCGATCCAGCCGGGCCAGCCCGTGGTGCCGACCGGCACGCCGGGATCGGTCAATATCGGCCTGCCGGGCACCGGCACCGCCACCCCCAGCGCGGCGGCACCGGGCCGTCCCACCCCGACCGGCAACAACAGCTCCCCGACCAGCTGA
- the recN gene encoding DNA repair protein RecN, with amino-acid sequence MLTALSIRDVVLIEALDLDFGQGLGVLTGETGAGKSILLDALGLALGGRGDSGLVRHGAGQAIVTASFEPPAPDSRLSAILDEAGIEIEPGEPLIVRRQVKADGGSRGFVNNQPASAALLREIAPFLVEIHGQHDDRGLLNPRGHRTMLDSFGRIDTQAVAAAWTRLREAEAALTSAREEIETAARDREWLEHAVAELTKLAPEPGEEEALADRRRTMQRSEKIAGELGAIEEHLQGSDGALAGLRQAARVLERIGEDHPALADALAAIDRAVIEASLAEERLVEAQRELAYDPRALEEDEARLFELRGMARKHRVQPDDLAELTEQLRGRLERLDAGEEGIGRLEAAVATTRAAYDKAAAQVSKARAAAAERLDQSVKSELAPLKLDAARFRTTVAPVEPSGWSAAGKDRVEFEISTNPGAPFAPLMKIASGGELSRFILAVKVALAEEGGATTMIFDEIDRGVGGAVASAIGDRLHRLAGRTQLLVVTHSPQVAARGAAHLLIAKSHDGTVTRTGVRALCEAERREEIARMLSGATITDEARAQADRLLESQ; translated from the coding sequence ATGCTGACCGCGCTGTCCATTCGTGATGTCGTGCTGATCGAGGCGCTCGACCTCGATTTCGGCCAAGGCCTGGGCGTTCTGACCGGGGAGACCGGCGCGGGAAAATCGATCCTGCTCGATGCGCTGGGTCTGGCGCTGGGCGGACGCGGCGACAGCGGACTGGTGCGGCATGGCGCAGGGCAAGCGATCGTTACCGCCAGCTTCGAGCCGCCTGCCCCCGACAGCCGCCTGTCCGCCATCCTGGACGAAGCGGGTATCGAGATCGAACCCGGCGAACCCCTGATCGTCCGGCGACAGGTCAAGGCCGATGGCGGCAGCCGGGGCTTCGTCAACAACCAGCCCGCCTCCGCCGCCTTGCTGCGCGAGATCGCGCCCTTTCTGGTCGAGATCCATGGCCAGCATGACGATCGCGGCCTGCTGAACCCGCGCGGGCATCGGACGATGCTCGACAGTTTCGGGCGGATCGACACCCAGGCGGTCGCCGCCGCCTGGACGCGCCTTCGCGAGGCGGAGGCGGCGCTGACCAGCGCACGCGAGGAGATCGAGACGGCGGCGCGTGATCGCGAATGGCTGGAACATGCGGTGGCCGAACTGACCAAGCTGGCGCCCGAGCCAGGCGAGGAAGAGGCGCTGGCCGATCGCCGCCGCACCATGCAACGGTCGGAGAAGATCGCGGGCGAACTCGGCGCGATCGAGGAGCATCTTCAAGGATCGGACGGCGCACTGGCGGGCCTGCGCCAGGCCGCTCGGGTGCTGGAGCGGATCGGTGAGGACCATCCCGCGCTGGCCGACGCGCTGGCGGCGATCGATCGCGCGGTGATCGAGGCGTCGCTGGCCGAGGAACGGCTGGTCGAGGCGCAGCGCGAACTCGCCTATGATCCGCGCGCGCTGGAAGAGGATGAGGCACGACTGTTCGAATTGCGCGGCATGGCGCGCAAGCATCGGGTGCAGCCCGACGATCTGGCCGAACTGACCGAACAGCTTCGCGGGCGTCTGGAACGGCTGGACGCGGGCGAGGAAGGCATCGGGCGGCTGGAGGCGGCGGTCGCGACCACGCGCGCGGCCTATGACAAGGCCGCCGCGCAGGTGTCGAAGGCGCGCGCTGCCGCCGCCGAACGCCTCGACCAGTCGGTGAAGAGCGAACTCGCCCCGCTCAAGCTCGACGCCGCCCGGTTCCGCACCACCGTCGCGCCGGTCGAACCTTCGGGTTGGTCGGCAGCGGGCAAGGACCGGGTGGAGTTCGAAATCTCGACCAACCCCGGCGCGCCCTTCGCCCCCCTGATGAAGATCGCCAGCGGCGGCGAATTGTCGCGCTTCATCCTGGCGGTGAAGGTCGCGCTGGCCGAGGAGGGCGGCGCGACCACCATGATCTTCGACGAGATCGATCGCGGCGTCGGCGGCGCGGTGGCCTCGGCGATCGGCGACCGGCTGCACCGGCTGGCGGGGCGGACGCAATTGCTGGTCGTCACCCACAGTCCCCAGGTGGCGGCACGGGGTGCGGCGCATCTGCTGATCGCCAAGAGCCATGACGGCACCGTCACGCGCACCGGGGTTCGCGCGCTATGCGAGGCGGAGCGGCGCGAAGAGATCGCCCGGATGCTGTCCGGCGCGACCATCACCGATGAGGCACGCGCCCAGGCGGACCGTCTGTTGGAGTCCCAGTGA